One region of Brachybacterium saurashtrense genomic DNA includes:
- a CDS encoding glycoside hydrolase family 68 protein translates to MSRHTTPLNPTRRGFGALALGTLAAAGTASALGSSAAQAAPATPAAPAAPTADGPQPTPHTQAAHDPISSDFHARWTRADARQIMRTQNDSSVARGENSMPESITMPEIPADFPIMTDEVWVWDTWSLTDEYSNQMSYKGWDVIFSLVAPRDIPFDERHWSARIGYFTRPSSAEPDDAWTYGGYLFEDETSLSNTEWSGSARLMQGNKVRVFYTATTFGEKRPGTAGKPAVLATVEGAIKATRDGVSFSKFGEHLEIAEPDGTWYQTQEQNPYFSFRDPFTFEDPATPGITFMLFEGCGAGVPGTARTDATAADLGYVDGDPFAETVDEVNSQGVQWQRGNIGLAWADSKDLTSWTMLPPILTAYAVNDQTERPQMIIEDGKYYLFTISHQFTYAAGLRGPDGVYGFVGDGVRSDFQPLNSSGVVLGSPVDLNLPADAPESPTAGQNPRQFQAYSHYIQPGGLVQSFIDNVEGRRGGTLSPTVKVDVDGATATSAVDYSFGDDGLGPYAYLPTNERKGGVGHYK, encoded by the coding sequence GTGTCCCGTCACACCACCCCCCTGAACCCCACCCGCCGCGGCTTCGGCGCCCTCGCGCTGGGTACCCTGGCCGCCGCCGGCACCGCCTCGGCGCTCGGCTCCTCCGCGGCCCAGGCCGCGCCCGCCACCCCGGCCGCCCCCGCGGCCCCGACCGCGGACGGCCCGCAGCCCACCCCGCACACCCAGGCGGCGCACGATCCGATCTCCAGCGACTTCCACGCCCGGTGGACCCGCGCCGACGCCCGCCAGATCATGCGCACCCAGAACGACTCCTCCGTGGCGCGCGGCGAGAACTCCATGCCCGAGTCGATCACCATGCCGGAGATCCCCGCGGACTTCCCGATCATGACCGACGAGGTGTGGGTCTGGGACACCTGGTCGCTGACCGACGAGTACTCCAACCAGATGAGCTACAAGGGTTGGGACGTCATCTTCTCCCTGGTCGCCCCGCGCGACATCCCCTTCGACGAGCGCCACTGGAGCGCTCGCATCGGCTACTTCACCCGCCCCTCCAGCGCCGAGCCCGACGACGCCTGGACCTACGGCGGCTACCTCTTCGAGGACGAGACCTCGCTGTCGAACACCGAGTGGTCCGGCTCCGCCCGCCTGATGCAGGGCAACAAGGTGCGCGTGTTCTACACCGCCACCACCTTCGGCGAGAAGCGGCCCGGCACGGCGGGCAAGCCCGCGGTGCTCGCCACCGTCGAGGGCGCCATCAAGGCCACCCGCGACGGCGTGAGCTTCTCGAAGTTCGGCGAGCACCTCGAGATCGCCGAGCCCGACGGCACGTGGTACCAGACCCAGGAGCAGAACCCGTACTTCTCCTTCCGCGACCCCTTCACCTTCGAGGACCCGGCCACCCCGGGGATCACGTTCATGCTCTTCGAGGGTTGCGGCGCCGGAGTGCCCGGCACCGCCCGGACCGATGCCACCGCTGCGGACCTCGGCTACGTCGACGGAGACCCGTTCGCGGAGACCGTCGACGAGGTCAACTCCCAGGGCGTCCAGTGGCAGCGCGGTAACATCGGCCTGGCCTGGGCCGATTCCAAGGACCTCACCTCCTGGACCATGCTCCCCCCGATCCTCACCGCCTACGCGGTCAACGATCAGACCGAGCGCCCGCAGATGATCATCGAGGACGGGAAGTACTACCTGTTCACCATCTCCCACCAGTTCACCTACGCGGCGGGTCTCCGCGGACCCGACGGCGTCTACGGATTCGTGGGCGACGGCGTGCGCTCCGACTTCCAGCCGCTGAACTCCTCCGGCGTGGTGCTGGGCAGCCCCGTGGACCTCAACCTCCCGGCCGATGCCCCTGAATCGCCCACGGCGGGCCAGAACCCCCGCCAGTTCCAGGCGTACTCGCACTACATCCAGCCCGGCGGGCTGGTGCAGTCGTTCATCGACAACGTGGAGGGCCGTCGCGGCGGAACCCTCTCGCCCACGGTGAAGGTGGACGTCGACGGCGCCACCGCCACCTCCGCGGTGGACTACTCCTTCGGGGACGACGGCCTGGGGCCGTACGCGTACCTCCCGACCAACGAGCGCAAGGGCGGCGTCGGCCACTACAAGTGA
- a CDS encoding glycoside hydrolase family 32 protein, producing MIRPTRRDLLRTTGCGALVLTGAAMPPLSTPSHAEGPASLRARFHLTPPQGWLCDPQRPVVLDGIAQLYYLHSAENSGDGGWDRASTADLVTFTHHGEAIPLRPDFPVWSGSLVLDEHGTAGFGTGAVLAYATQPTDGVRRHQEQYLYYSLDGGATFTPVEEPVIVNEDGREAETPQEIENAEWFRDPKLHWDAAREEWVCVIGRQRYAAFYTSTDLLTWTLRRNFDYRLHPDDPDLGGIECPDLFEMTADDGTSHWVLGASMDAHGAGLPMTYAYWIGRWDGEQFLAESLTPQWLDHGWDWYAAVTWPAPEDPEQLRYAIGWMNNWKYANREVPTDASDGYNGQFSVVRELRLRREADGRCALVSTPVPALAAAARSERSLPDVTLDGASGGAAAILDVDARAYELELDLHWEAATNVGLSVGRSADGSRHTNVGVIDGWVYVDRGPSDLEGFSFGEFRQAEAPLDPAARSVHLRVLVDTQSVEVFVNEGYTVLSQQVHLLPGDTGASLYVDGGDLHVTGLVLREH from the coding sequence ATGATCCGACCCACCCGACGAGACCTGCTGCGCACCACCGGCTGCGGAGCGCTGGTCCTCACAGGAGCCGCGATGCCGCCCCTCTCCACCCCCTCCCACGCGGAGGGCCCCGCCTCCCTGAGGGCCCGCTTCCACCTCACGCCGCCGCAGGGCTGGCTCTGCGATCCCCAGCGGCCCGTGGTGCTGGACGGCATCGCTCAGCTCTACTACCTGCACTCCGCCGAGAACTCCGGGGACGGCGGCTGGGACCGCGCGAGCACCGCGGACCTGGTCACCTTCACGCACCACGGCGAGGCGATCCCGCTGCGACCGGACTTCCCGGTCTGGTCGGGATCGCTGGTGCTCGACGAGCACGGCACCGCGGGGTTCGGCACCGGCGCGGTCCTCGCCTACGCCACCCAGCCCACCGACGGCGTGCGCAGGCACCAGGAGCAGTACCTGTACTACTCGCTCGACGGCGGCGCGACGTTCACCCCGGTCGAGGAGCCGGTGATCGTCAACGAGGACGGGCGGGAGGCGGAGACGCCGCAGGAGATCGAGAACGCCGAGTGGTTCCGTGACCCGAAGCTCCACTGGGATGCCGCGAGGGAGGAGTGGGTGTGCGTGATCGGCCGGCAGCGCTACGCAGCCTTCTACACCTCCACAGACCTGCTCACCTGGACGCTGCGCCGCAACTTCGACTACCGCCTCCACCCCGACGATCCAGATCTGGGCGGGATCGAGTGCCCGGACCTGTTCGAGATGACGGCCGACGACGGCACGTCCCACTGGGTGCTCGGCGCGAGCATGGATGCGCACGGGGCGGGCCTGCCGATGACCTACGCCTACTGGATCGGCCGCTGGGACGGCGAGCAGTTCCTCGCCGAGTCGCTCACCCCGCAGTGGCTCGACCACGGCTGGGACTGGTACGCGGCGGTGACCTGGCCGGCCCCCGAGGATCCGGAGCAGCTGCGCTACGCGATCGGCTGGATGAACAACTGGAAGTACGCGAACCGGGAGGTCCCCACCGATGCGAGCGACGGGTACAACGGCCAGTTCTCCGTGGTGCGCGAGCTGCGCCTGCGGCGTGAGGCCGACGGTCGCTGCGCGCTGGTCTCGACGCCGGTTCCCGCGCTGGCCGCGGCGGCGCGGTCCGAGCGGTCCCTGCCCGACGTGACGCTCGACGGCGCGAGCGGAGGCGCCGCCGCGATCCTGGACGTCGATGCCCGGGCCTATGAGCTCGAGCTCGATCTCCACTGGGAGGCGGCCACGAACGTGGGGCTCTCGGTGGGGCGCTCGGCCGACGGGAGCCGGCACACGAACGTGGGCGTGATCGACGGCTGGGTCTACGTGGACCGCGGCCCCTCGGACCTCGAGGGCTTCTCCTTCGGCGAGTTCCGGCAGGCGGAGGCGCCTCTCGACCCCGCCGCCCGCTCCGTGCACCTGCGGGTGCTGGTGGACACCCAGAGTGTGGAGGTGTTCGTGAACGAGGGGTACACGGTGCTCTCCCAGCAGGTGCACCTGCTTCCCGGGGACACCGGGGCGTCGCTCTACGTGGACGGCGGCGACCTGCACGTCACCGGCCTGGTGCTGCGTGAGCACTGA